The genomic DNA CACTACATCGCCATGGAGTTCCTCGACGGCGACAGCCTGGAAGGCGAACTCGAGAAGCGCACCCTGAGCTTCACCGAGGGCGTGCAGGTCATCCGCGCGCTGGCCGACGCGCTGCGGCACATCCACATGCAGAACGTGGTGCACCGGGACATCAAGCCCGCGAACGTGATGGTGCTGAAAAACGCCTTCGTGGACGGTCAGTTGCGCGAGGGCGGCGTCAAGCTGATGGATTTCGGCATCGCGGTCGGCAAGGTGCTCACCCGCCTGACCATGACCGGCGCCCGCGTGGGCACGCCGATCTACATGGCGCCCGAGCAGGCCAAGGGCAACCGCGTGGACGCCCGCAGCGACGTGTACTCGCTGGGCCTGCTCGCGTATGAGATGGTCACCGGCCAGACCGCGTTCCGCGGGTCCTACGAGGCGGTCGTGCACCAGCAGGTGTTCGAGTCGCCCAAGCCGCCCAAGCAGGTGCGGCTGGAAGTGCCGGGCAAGCTCAACGACCTGATCCTGCACATGATCGAGAAAGACCCCGCCCAGCGCCCCACCCTGGACGACGTGATCGCCCGTATCGACGCCGGCGTAATGTCCGACGAGGTCTTCAACGACCCGGTCGCGCTGGCCCTCTCGGTCGGCGAGAAGCGCGGCACTCTGCGGCTGCTGGACGTGCGCGGCAAGCTGCGCCAGAGCCTCAAGGACCAGGGCAGCGGCAGCGCCAGCCTGCCCAGCGCCCCGAACGCCGTGGCCGGCGACGCCGGCGGCAACCTGTACATCACCATGGCCGAGTTCCGCCAGGGCAAGTCCGGCGGCCTGGTCCGCAAGATCAACCCTGAGGGCCGCGAACTCCTGAGCTTCGGCCCGTACGGCCTGTCGGACGGCGAACTGCTGCAGCCGGTCGACCTGGCCGTCACGGCGGACGCCGTGTACGTGCTGGACGCCGAGGCGCACCACGTGGTCGTGTACGACACCCTGGGCCGTCACCTGCGCACCTTCGGCGGACACGGGCAGGGCATGGGCCGCTTCGAGAAGCCCCGCGCGATCGTCGCGTCGCCCGATGGGCAGGTGTACGTGCTGGACATCGGCAACAACGAGGTGCAGCGCTTCAACGCGCAGGGCGAGTACGTCAGCCGCTACGCCTTCCGCCTTGACCGCACCAGCGAGAGCCTGCGGCAGCTCGACGGCCTGGGCATCGATCAGTTCGGCGCGGTGTACATCGTGGACGGGGTGGCCCGCAAACTGCGCAAGATCGAGGCGGACGGCACGCCCGGCGCGACCTTCGCGCTGGAAACGCTGGTCGGGGAACCCGCCGACGCGCCGTGGCTGATCGAGGTGGCGCCCGAGGGGCAGATCTTCGCCGTGCGCCAGGGCGGCCAGGTGCTGCGGACCTTCAGCAACGTGGGCGACCTGATCACCCAGACGGACATGTACGCCCCGGTCCTGGCGATGTCGATCCTGAACCGCGAGCAGGCCCTGCACCACGTCGGCGCGTAAGCTGGCGGGCATGGCGCTGCCGGAACTGATCCTGTACACCCGCGCGGGCTGCCACCTGTGCGAGCTGGCCGAGGAGCACCTGCGCGCCCTGGACTTCCGCTACCGGCCGGTGGACGTGGACCATGACGCGGCCCTGCGCGCCCACTACGGCGACGACGTGCCGGTGCTGACCCTGGACGGCCGCACGCTCGCCAAAGGTGTGCTGGGCCGCCAGCGCCTGAGCACGCTGAAGATCGTCCTGCTGCGCGACGCCCGCTCGCCCTGACCCGGCGCCGCGCCGGACGCTATGGTGGGCGTATGAGCGCCATCCTGTCCACCCTCCCATCCCCGGCGGCCAGCGCGTGAGCTGGCTCGAACGCCTGCGCGACGGCCTGAGCAAGACCCGCAAGCAGATCAACGACACCGCCGGCTTCCTCGGGCAGGACGTCCGGGACGTCGTCACCAATCGGCTCGACACCATCGAGGATCTCGAATACGCCCTGATCGCCGCCGACGTGGGCCGCGCCGCCACCGAGGAGATCCTGGCCGACGTGCGCCGCGCCGAAGGCAAGAACCTCCAGGACGCCCTGATGGACGCCCTGACCCTGCAACTCGAACCCGACGCCCGGCGCGCCGAGTTCCGCAAGCTGGGCTTCGCCCCGGACGCGCGGCGCAAGACCGTCGATCCGAGCGGGCACGTGGTCATGGTGATCGGCGTGAACGGCGTGGGCAAGACCACCACCATCGCCAAGCTCGGGCAGTACTACATGTCGCGCGGCCAGAGCGTGATGTTCGCTGCCGGCGACACCTTCCGCGCCGCCGCGGGCGCGCAGCTGGGCGAGTGGGGCGACCGCCTGGGCGTGCCGGTCGTGCAGGGCCAGGACGGCGGCGACCCGGCCGCCGTGGCCTACGACGCCGCGACCGCCCGCACAGCGCGCGGGACCGACCTGCTGTTCGTGGACACCGCCGGGCGCCTGCACACCAAGCACAACCTGATGGAGGAACTCAAGAAGGTGCGGCGCGTGATCGAGAAGGCCGACCCCGGCGAGCCCGCCGAGGTGTGGCTGGTGCTGGACGCCGTGACCGGCCAGAACGGCCTGCAACAGGCCAAGAAGTTCCACGAGAGCACCCCGCTGACCGGCGTGGTCGTGACCAAGCTCGACGGCACCGCCAAGGGCGGCATCCTGGTGCCCATCGTGCGGGAACTCGGCGTGCCCATCAAGTTCATCGGTGTGGGCGAACAGCCCGGTGACCTGCAACCCTTCGACAGCCAGGAGTTCGTGCGCGCGCTGTTCGACGTGGACATCCCGAAGAGCTGACGGGACCGCACAACGCTACGGAATCACCAGCTCGCCGCGCCAGCCCGGCTCCAGCGCCAGCAGCATGTCCAGCGGCGTGTCGCCGTGCTTGAGCAGGTATGCTAGGAAGTTCATCTCGCGCTCCTGCGGCACGCCGCGTGGCAGCAGGTGCGCCCGCAGGCGCGTGAGCTGCCCGCTGCGCTCGTCCTCCCGGCGGGCCAGGGCGCGGGTGCCGAGGGTCCGCAGGTGCTCCACCCGGGCCAGCGTGCGCGTGCGCGTGCGCTCGACCGCGCCGACCAGCGTAAGATCGAGGTCGGCGATGCCGTCCGCGAGGTGCCGGAACTG from Deinococcus metalli includes the following:
- a CDS encoding protein kinase domain-containing protein codes for the protein MTPLLLTALFVVGLLLSVRASERILTVVAAVATLAVLILLGAVSVHLPVGGGKGQFTLAGLQRVQGYLAVAAVILASAPFLLGRASHRSSMPRRPRPAPRPVRVQRTATPVPSSRRPTITQTMSDLRFQEYEVLDRIGIGGMGSVYRAKRRQDGRIVALKVPQEKYLADAKFVKRFYREAEVLKRFSHPNIVRVYDYRMQTPEHYIAMEFLDGDSLEGELEKRTLSFTEGVQVIRALADALRHIHMQNVVHRDIKPANVMVLKNAFVDGQLREGGVKLMDFGIAVGKVLTRLTMTGARVGTPIYMAPEQAKGNRVDARSDVYSLGLLAYEMVTGQTAFRGSYEAVVHQQVFESPKPPKQVRLEVPGKLNDLILHMIEKDPAQRPTLDDVIARIDAGVMSDEVFNDPVALALSVGEKRGTLRLLDVRGKLRQSLKDQGSGSASLPSAPNAVAGDAGGNLYITMAEFRQGKSGGLVRKINPEGRELLSFGPYGLSDGELLQPVDLAVTADAVYVLDAEAHHVVVYDTLGRHLRTFGGHGQGMGRFEKPRAIVASPDGQVYVLDIGNNEVQRFNAQGEYVSRYAFRLDRTSESLRQLDGLGIDQFGAVYIVDGVARKLRKIEADGTPGATFALETLVGEPADAPWLIEVAPEGQIFAVRQGGQVLRTFSNVGDLITQTDMYAPVLAMSILNREQALHHVGA
- the ftsY gene encoding signal recognition particle-docking protein FtsY, whose protein sequence is MSWLERLRDGLSKTRKQINDTAGFLGQDVRDVVTNRLDTIEDLEYALIAADVGRAATEEILADVRRAEGKNLQDALMDALTLQLEPDARRAEFRKLGFAPDARRKTVDPSGHVVMVIGVNGVGKTTTIAKLGQYYMSRGQSVMFAAGDTFRAAAGAQLGEWGDRLGVPVVQGQDGGDPAAVAYDAATARTARGTDLLFVDTAGRLHTKHNLMEELKKVRRVIEKADPGEPAEVWLVLDAVTGQNGLQQAKKFHESTPLTGVVVTKLDGTAKGGILVPIVRELGVPIKFIGVGEQPGDLQPFDSQEFVRALFDVDIPKS
- a CDS encoding glutaredoxin family protein is translated as MALPELILYTRAGCHLCELAEEHLRALDFRYRPVDVDHDAALRAHYGDDVPVLTLDGRTLAKGVLGRQRLSTLKIVLLRDARSP